A stretch of the Planktothricoides raciborskii GIHE-MW2 genome encodes the following:
- a CDS encoding AAA family ATPase has protein sequence MNFPLISARWISDFDKQLHRRSHILLYGDIHDPLVWRGNYLSIQDFLSSYFQELDFNLILRYDSIDGFTFAEPQMQQEFQRISQEQLRHRHGAAPDLQPPNANPAPNGNPAPNGNPVAAPPRGNPGAVLQQRGNAQLNRRIPPEEAFGQLRSVLCQTETAIAAVIDLGDMLTADPDRYATEERNALILLQRCTLEAATIQAGTLRGYRNTVIILASDLKRVPVWFYNNNPYVNLVQATYPNKAERKYFALRFGANFYEGDRLNARSANPNQASELEQVAEEFADLTDGFKTMDLEALRLTSIQNRLPLNQRDAMRLVDFYKFGQRDEPFEQLSREKVSRAAETLSQEVIGQPRAIQAVTDMLTTAKVGISLSQVRGRNSKPKGVFFFVGPTGVGKTELAKSLSRLIFGDEEAFARFDMSEYKEEHAAEKLAGSPPGFVGYEEGGQLTNRVLANPYSILLFDEIEKAHPKVLDKFLQVLEDGRLTDGKGQTAYFNQTVIIFTSNIGASDLTDPQTGALIRPGIMNQVQHEGTSQYTYDQVNQHFREEVSWYFSSRIGRAELLNRLGDNIVVFDLLRSQFVTQIGQKFLGQLQASSQEKYRLSLKFDASILTGLTDSMQAGDNLLFGGRRIKTLLESLVERPLNRWIFDNYVNLSEMAGQTLELSLEVDNKLRVQRS, from the coding sequence TATGGCGGGGAAACTATCTGTCTATTCAGGACTTTCTGAGCAGCTATTTCCAAGAACTCGACTTTAACCTGATCCTCCGCTATGACAGTATTGATGGGTTCACCTTTGCCGAACCGCAGATGCAGCAAGAGTTCCAGCGGATTTCTCAGGAACAACTCCGCCATCGTCATGGGGCAGCCCCAGACCTGCAACCTCCTAATGCTAATCCTGCTCCTAATGGTAATCCTGCTCCTAATGGTAATCCTGTGGCTGCACCACCTCGCGGCAACCCAGGGGCCGTTCTGCAACAACGTGGCAATGCTCAACTAAATCGCCGCATTCCCCCAGAAGAAGCTTTTGGACAATTGCGTTCTGTCCTCTGCCAAACCGAAACCGCGATCGCCGCAGTCATCGATTTGGGAGATATGCTCACTGCTGACCCCGATCGCTATGCTACGGAAGAACGCAACGCGCTGATTTTGCTGCAACGCTGCACTTTAGAAGCGGCGACGATCCAAGCAGGAACACTTCGAGGCTACCGCAATACGGTGATAATTTTGGCCAGCGACTTGAAACGAGTTCCCGTCTGGTTCTACAACAACAATCCTTATGTCAATTTAGTCCAAGCCACCTATCCCAACAAAGCCGAACGAAAATATTTTGCTTTGCGCTTTGGGGCAAATTTCTATGAGGGCGATCGGCTAAATGCGCGATCGGCTAACCCAAACCAAGCCTCGGAACTCGAACAAGTCGCCGAAGAATTCGCCGACCTCACCGACGGGTTTAAAACGATGGACTTAGAAGCCCTGCGTCTGACGTCAATTCAAAACCGTCTGCCTTTGAATCAACGAGACGCTATGCGCTTAGTGGACTTCTATAAATTCGGACAGCGAGACGAACCCTTTGAACAACTCAGCCGGGAAAAAGTGTCTCGGGCTGCGGAAACTTTGTCCCAAGAAGTCATCGGACAACCTCGGGCAATTCAAGCGGTGACGGATATGCTGACCACAGCGAAGGTGGGCATCAGCCTCAGCCAAGTTCGCGGACGCAACAGTAAACCAAAAGGCGTCTTTTTCTTTGTCGGTCCGACCGGGGTGGGCAAAACGGAGTTAGCCAAATCTCTCAGTCGTCTGATTTTTGGAGACGAGGAAGCTTTCGCCCGATTTGATATGAGTGAATATAAAGAGGAACACGCTGCGGAAAAGTTGGCCGGTTCTCCTCCGGGTTTTGTGGGCTATGAAGAAGGGGGACAATTGACCAACCGCGTTTTAGCCAATCCCTATAGCATTCTGTTATTTGATGAGATTGAAAAAGCACATCCAAAGGTATTGGACAAGTTTCTGCAAGTTCTCGAAGATGGTCGCTTAACTGATGGTAAAGGGCAGACGGCTTATTTCAATCAAACGGTAATTATTTTTACTAGCAATATCGGGGCTTCAGATTTAACCGACCCGCAAACCGGGGCGCTAATTCGTCCCGGAATTATGAATCAAGTACAGCATGAAGGAACGAGTCAGTACACTTATGACCAAGTTAACCAGCATTTTCGTGAGGAAGTAAGCTGGTATTTTTCCAGCCGAATTGGTCGAGCCGAATTACTGAACCGCTTAGGGGATAATATTGTCGTGTTCGACTTGTTGCGATCGCAATTTGTCACGCAAATTGGTCAGAAGTTTTTGGGACAATTGCAAGCATCATCCCAAGAAAAATATCGGTTATCCCTGAAATTTGATGCCTCGATTTTAACCGGGTTAACTGATTCTATGCAAGCCGGAGATAATTTGCTGTTTGGCGGTCGGAGAATTAAAACTTTGCTAGAAAGTTTGGTAGAACGACCTTTAAATCGGTGGATTTTTGATAATTATGTCAATCTATCAGAGATGGCTGGACAAACTTTAGAATTAAGTTTAGAGGTTGATAATAAATTGCGGGTTCAGCGTTCATAA
- a CDS encoding tocopherol cyclase family protein, giving the protein MSLSPITSTFQRKNFLQTPHSGYHWDGSDRRFFEGWYFRVTLPEHRQSFAFMYSIDDPAGGTANAGGCAQILGANEQYFCRTFPNVKTFWADSQSLALGHWGKVNASANNSNNYIKPRYLNPEEFNATLAEGYQVTATWHQGKLQDPRTKQWCCWEYQIQPVYGWGDDTRGQLSTGGILSFLPIFEPGWQVLMAHGLATGWISWNNQRYEFNHVPAYSEKNWGGSFPSKWFWIHCNSFNKYPDLALTAAGGKRQALWWLESVAAIGIHYQNKFYEFAPWNAEVSWEVAPWGYWWMTATNDYYSVELEGMTNQSGTLVRVPTVDGLQFRCRDTTQGDLRLRLWEKNSPNSPPILQANSSLAGLETGGEPWQETWRSPVSAVSRQQEAIGY; this is encoded by the coding sequence ATGTCTTTGTCTCCAATTACTTCAACTTTTCAACGGAAAAATTTCCTACAAACTCCCCATAGTGGCTATCACTGGGATGGCAGCGATCGCCGTTTTTTTGAAGGCTGGTATTTTCGCGTGACTTTGCCAGAACATCGCCAAAGTTTTGCCTTCATGTATTCCATTGATGACCCCGCTGGGGGAACCGCAAATGCTGGTGGTTGCGCCCAAATTTTGGGGGCTAATGAACAATATTTTTGCCGAACTTTTCCCAATGTAAAAACTTTTTGGGCTGACTCCCAATCTTTGGCTTTAGGTCATTGGGGAAAAGTTAATGCATCGGCGAATAACTCTAATAACTATATTAAACCCAGATATTTAAACCCGGAGGAATTTAATGCCACCCTTGCCGAAGGGTATCAAGTTACTGCTACTTGGCATCAGGGCAAATTACAAGACCCCAGAACTAAACAATGGTGTTGCTGGGAATATCAAATTCAGCCGGTTTATGGCTGGGGCGATGATACCAGAGGGCAGCTATCAACCGGGGGAATTTTATCGTTTTTGCCGATTTTTGAACCGGGATGGCAAGTTTTAATGGCGCATGGTTTGGCTACAGGTTGGATTTCCTGGAATAACCAGCGTTATGAGTTTAATCATGTCCCCGCTTATAGTGAGAAAAATTGGGGCGGTTCTTTCCCCTCTAAATGGTTTTGGATTCATTGCAATTCCTTTAATAAATACCCGGATTTAGCTTTAACTGCTGCCGGGGGAAAACGTCAAGCATTATGGTGGCTGGAGTCCGTAGCAGCCATTGGCATTCACTATCAAAATAAATTCTATGAATTTGCCCCGTGGAATGCAGAAGTAAGCTGGGAAGTTGCCCCTTGGGGTTATTGGTGGATGACCGCAACTAATGATTACTATTCAGTGGAATTAGAGGGGATGACGAATCAGTCAGGAACCCTGGTCAGAGTCCCCACAGTTGATGGTTTACAGTTCCGTTGTCGCGATACGACCCAAGGTGATTTAAGATTGCGATTATGGGAAAAAAATTCCCCCAATTCTCCGCCTATTTTACAGGCAAATAGTAGTTTGGCAGGGCTAGAAACTGGGGGCGAACCTTGGCAAGAAACTTGGCGATCGCCTGTATCCGCAGTTAGTCGTCAGCAAGAGGCGATCGGCTATTAG
- a CDS encoding DNA-binding protein: MNKSVSYDDFLMAKLKDRNYAVGYVETHLELEKDEAPDQALLALALKDVAQALAGDRLTPEEVKIHLEKLERLLSNGGSEVIYNLAEWLQVVGLKLTVKVDNEPEKIDYPVTDNVVTENVAEELVKT; this comes from the coding sequence ATGAATAAATCTGTATCTTATGATGATTTTTTGATGGCCAAGTTAAAAGATCGCAACTATGCCGTTGGCTATGTGGAAACTCATTTAGAATTAGAAAAAGACGAAGCACCCGACCAGGCACTATTGGCTTTGGCCCTCAAAGATGTTGCTCAAGCATTGGCAGGCGATCGCCTCACCCCAGAAGAAGTTAAAATTCACCTAGAAAAGCTGGAACGATTGCTATCTAATGGTGGCAGTGAGGTGATTTATAATTTAGCTGAATGGCTGCAAGTTGTGGGATTAAAATTAACCGTTAAAGTTGATAATGAACCGGAAAAAATAGATTACCCGGTTACTGACAATGTAGTTACTGAAAATGTCGCAGAAGAATTGGTCAAAACTTAG
- the typA gene encoding translational GTPase TypA, whose amino-acid sequence MSLPIRNVAIIAHVDHGKTTLVDALLKQSGIFREGEDVPDCVMDSNPLERERGITILSKNTAVRYKDTLINIVDTPGHADFGGEVERVLGMVDGCLLIVDANEGPMPQTRFVLKKALEKGLRPIVVVNKIDRPRAEPHGAVDKVLDLFLELGADDDQCEFPYLFASGLDGYAKKNLEEEGVDMQPLFEEILAHVPAPVGDPTKPLQLQVTTLDYSEYIGRIVIGRIHNGTIKAGQQAALVKEDGSIVKAKITKLMGFEGLSRVEIAESSAGNLVAVAGFADANIGETITCPNEPQALPLIKVDEPTLQMTFWVNDSPFAGQEGTFVTSRQLRDRLMRELETNVALRVEEADTPDKLLVSGRGELHLGILIETMRREGYEFQVSQPQVIYREIGGQPCEPFECLVLDVPEEAVGACIERLGQRKGEMQDMRVITGGRTQLEFAIPARGLIGFRGEFLRITRGEGIMNHSFLDYRPLSGDVETRRNGVIVAFEEGTATFYALKNAEDRGVFFITPGTKVYKGMIVGEHNRAQDLDLNVCKTKQLTNMRSASGDELVQLQTPIDMSLERALEYISSDELLEVTPESIRLRKMNAKKLAKR is encoded by the coding sequence ATGAGTCTTCCCATTCGCAACGTCGCTATCATTGCCCACGTCGATCACGGCAAAACCACTCTGGTGGATGCCCTCCTGAAACAATCTGGTATTTTTCGTGAAGGGGAAGACGTCCCTGATTGCGTCATGGACTCCAACCCCCTGGAACGGGAACGGGGGATTACGATTCTCTCCAAAAATACCGCCGTTCGCTACAAAGACACCTTAATTAATATTGTGGATACCCCCGGTCACGCTGACTTTGGCGGTGAAGTGGAACGGGTGCTCGGCATGGTCGATGGTTGTTTGCTAATTGTTGATGCTAACGAAGGGCCGATGCCACAAACTCGGTTTGTGCTGAAAAAAGCCTTAGAAAAAGGACTTCGCCCTATTGTGGTGGTGAACAAAATTGACCGCCCTCGCGCTGAACCTCATGGGGCAGTGGATAAGGTTTTAGACCTGTTTTTGGAACTCGGCGCCGACGACGATCAGTGCGAATTCCCCTATTTATTTGCTTCCGGTCTAGATGGATATGCCAAGAAAAACCTGGAAGAAGAAGGGGTGGATATGCAGCCACTATTTGAGGAAATCCTCGCCCATGTCCCAGCCCCGGTCGGCGATCCTACGAAACCCCTGCAATTACAAGTGACCACTTTGGATTATTCCGAATATATCGGTCGGATCGTGATTGGTCGGATTCACAATGGCACCATCAAAGCTGGGCAGCAAGCGGCTTTGGTGAAAGAAGATGGGTCAATTGTTAAGGCCAAAATTACTAAATTGATGGGCTTTGAAGGGTTAAGCCGCGTGGAAATTGCGGAATCCTCAGCGGGTAATTTGGTGGCAGTGGCGGGTTTTGCCGATGCGAATATTGGCGAAACTATTACTTGCCCCAATGAACCCCAAGCCCTGCCACTGATTAAGGTGGATGAACCTACTTTACAGATGACTTTCTGGGTGAATGATTCCCCGTTTGCCGGACAGGAAGGCACTTTTGTTACTTCCCGTCAGTTGCGCGATCGCCTAATGCGGGAACTGGAAACCAACGTTGCCCTACGGGTGGAAGAAGCGGACACCCCAGATAAATTATTAGTGTCCGGTCGTGGGGAACTGCACCTGGGTATTTTGATTGAAACCATGCGCCGGGAAGGTTATGAATTCCAAGTTTCCCAGCCCCAGGTGATTTACCGGGAAATTGGCGGTCAGCCTTGCGAACCGTTTGAATGTTTAGTCCTGGATGTCCCCGAAGAGGCGGTGGGTGCTTGCATCGAACGCTTGGGACAGCGCAAAGGGGAAATGCAAGATATGCGGGTGATTACTGGGGGTCGGACTCAGCTAGAATTTGCTATTCCCGCACGGGGATTAATCGGTTTCCGGGGTGAATTCCTGCGGATCACCCGTGGGGAAGGGATTATGAACCATAGCTTCTTGGATTATCGTCCTTTATCTGGGGATGTGGAAACCCGCCGCAATGGGGTGATTGTGGCTTTTGAAGAAGGAACCGCTACTTTCTATGCCCTGAAAAACGCTGAAGATCGCGGAGTTTTCTTTATTACTCCCGGTACTAAGGTGTATAAAGGCATGATTGTGGGCGAACATAATCGTGCTCAAGATTTGGATTTGAATGTCTGCAAAACCAAGCAGTTGACGAATATGCGATCGGCTAGTGGCGATGAATTAGTTCAGCTACAAACGCCGATTGATATGAGTTTAGAACGGGCGTTAGAATATATCAGTTCTGATGAACTGTTGGAAGTGACCCCGGAATCGATTCGTCTGCGGAAGATGAACGCGAAGAAATTAGCGAAACGCTAA
- a CDS encoding site-specific DNA-methyltransferase encodes MAIGLSSISNIIPQAETENLREIDILDKQLYDHFKTKFLVQSSLTRLLVSFQANKTKPMYRWYKYKEAFSASLVEFLFQKYEIFQGKILDPFAGSGTALFAAGDLGLDGDGIELLPIGQTIIETRKIFNSEFTSDDIARLKDWVKLPLWKNFEHETSLPEFRITQGAYSLETKTAIEEYIARCDRENPRVKAVLMFALLCILESVSYTRKDGQYLRWDYRSGRGSGKKPFNKGEILTFEIAISQKINEIINDLEPNIEQIELFPTQKPQGLINLYKGSCLELMPSLPDASYDAIMTSPPYCNRYDYTRTYALELALLGVSEQGLIEFRQQMLSCTVENRPKNLLAINSNWELAVNLADSQSLLQAILKYLDNQKIEGLLNNKNIPRMVKGYFYEMACVIQECSRVLKPGALLFMVNDNVRYAGASISVDMILSALAEKVGFIVENILVLPSDKGNSSQQMGNHGRDPLRKCVYVWKKQ; translated from the coding sequence ATGGCGATCGGTCTGTCAAGCATCTCTAATATCATCCCTCAAGCAGAAACAGAAAATCTCAGGGAAATTGATATCCTTGACAAGCAATTATATGACCACTTTAAAACTAAATTTTTAGTCCAATCCTCCCTGACTAGACTTTTAGTCAGCTTTCAGGCAAATAAAACCAAACCAATGTATCGGTGGTACAAGTATAAAGAGGCGTTTTCCGCTTCTTTGGTGGAGTTTTTATTCCAGAAATATGAGATTTTCCAAGGGAAGATTTTAGATCCTTTTGCAGGGAGCGGGACGGCTTTATTTGCTGCCGGGGATCTGGGTCTTGATGGTGATGGCATTGAATTATTGCCCATTGGTCAAACCATAATTGAGACGAGAAAAATTTTTAATTCTGAATTTACCTCCGATGATATTGCCCGTTTAAAAGACTGGGTTAAATTGCCGTTATGGAAAAATTTTGAACATGAAACAAGTCTGCCAGAATTTAGAATTACTCAGGGGGCTTATTCCCTAGAAACTAAAACAGCCATTGAGGAATATATAGCCCGGTGCGATCGCGAAAATCCCAGAGTAAAAGCAGTTTTAATGTTTGCTTTACTTTGTATCTTGGAATCCGTAAGTTATACCCGAAAAGATGGGCAATATCTGCGGTGGGATTATCGTTCTGGTCGGGGTTCGGGGAAAAAACCTTTTAACAAAGGTGAAATTTTAACCTTCGAGATTGCCATCAGTCAGAAAATCAATGAAATCATCAATGATTTAGAACCAAACATAGAGCAAATCGAGCTTTTTCCCACCCAAAAGCCGCAAGGTCTGATTAATTTGTACAAAGGATCTTGTTTGGAATTAATGCCCAGTTTACCTGATGCCAGCTATGATGCTATTATGACCTCTCCCCCCTATTGTAATCGATATGATTACACTCGTACTTATGCCTTAGAACTGGCTTTATTGGGGGTTTCAGAACAGGGATTAATTGAGTTTCGTCAGCAAATGTTAAGTTGTACGGTTGAAAATCGTCCTAAAAATTTGTTAGCTATTAATTCAAACTGGGAATTGGCTGTAAATCTGGCAGATAGTCAATCTCTATTGCAAGCTATTTTAAAATATTTAGATAACCAAAAAATAGAAGGTTTATTAAATAACAAAAATATCCCCAGAATGGTCAAAGGATATTTCTATGAAATGGCTTGTGTCATCCAAGAATGCTCTCGTGTCCTTAAACCAGGAGCGCTTTTATTTATGGTTAATGACAATGTGCGTTATGCTGGGGCAAGCATTTCCGTGGACATGATTCTTTCTGCCTTGGCTGAAAAAGTAGGCTTTATTGTAGAGAATATTCTGGTTTTACCCAGTGATAAAGGCAACAGTAGTCAACAGATGGGAAATCATGGCCGCGACCCTTTAAGAAAGTGTGTTTATGTATGGAAAAAGCAATAA
- a CDS encoding AvaI/BsoBI family type II restriction endonuclease: MSAYLNHLKSSDDLVTTYEATRAGFVALALERNRQAAPYIAEAKALQAAASQAVSAADLLKIKDIEVGLLTAAGLSQKSLNYLTPEDKIDAINGLIQNFLEPAAANFVEELVFRFLLTRGDTLGGSMRNIGGALAQRKLTRAILSTLKIAGRQYSWQDSRTKQWIAMTNDDIEIELSLRGINWQSEGENRTLIYNLKVPLVRSNVDLCLFNLPPTELVVNKSSKIQPSETAPSIIALGELKGGIDPAGADEHWKTAQAALNRIREAFSKVGYFPNTFFVGSAVAKRMADEIWHQLEEGTLTNAANLNQENQVASIARWLCNL, translated from the coding sequence ATGAGCGCTTATCTTAACCATCTGAAATCTAGTGACGATCTGGTGACAACTTATGAAGCCACCCGTGCCGGATTTGTAGCCCTTGCCCTGGAGAGAAATCGACAGGCTGCACCTTATATTGCCGAAGCAAAAGCACTTCAAGCAGCGGCAAGTCAAGCTGTCAGTGCGGCTGATTTGCTCAAGATTAAGGATATTGAGGTGGGATTGTTAACAGCGGCAGGACTATCTCAAAAATCTCTTAATTATTTGACTCCAGAAGATAAAATTGATGCAATCAATGGGCTGATTCAGAATTTTCTTGAGCCAGCAGCGGCAAATTTTGTGGAGGAATTGGTGTTTAGATTTCTCCTGACTCGTGGTGACACCCTTGGTGGTTCAATGCGTAATATCGGTGGAGCATTAGCACAAAGAAAGTTAACCCGTGCTATCCTTTCGACTCTGAAAATTGCAGGTCGTCAATATTCTTGGCAAGATTCCAGGACTAAACAATGGATAGCCATGACCAATGATGATATAGAAATTGAGTTATCTTTACGCGGGATAAACTGGCAGAGTGAAGGAGAGAATCGCACCCTAATTTATAATCTGAAGGTGCCATTAGTCAGGAGCAATGTGGATCTATGTTTATTTAATCTTCCCCCGACCGAACTGGTAGTGAATAAATCCAGTAAAATTCAGCCATCTGAAACTGCACCATCTATCATCGCTTTGGGTGAACTAAAAGGAGGCATAGATCCAGCCGGAGCAGATGAGCATTGGAAAACAGCACAAGCCGCACTAAATCGGATTCGGGAAGCATTTTCTAAAGTTGGCTATTTTCCTAATACTTTCTTTGTCGGATCGGCAGTAGCAAAAAGGATGGCCGATGAAATTTGGCATCAACTGGAGGAGGGGACGCTCACTAATGCGGCTAACCTGAATCAAGAGAATCAAGTTGCATCGATCGCTCGTTGGCTATGCAATTTATAA
- a CDS encoding XisI protein, producing MDKLTDYQNFLKKILNEYEIISAQVPDPDIDEVLMFDDQMSEYFWFNIGWKNKRRVKAIFVYVRLKNEKIYIEEDWTEEGISELLREGVPSKDIVLAFHDPESRKFTDFAIA from the coding sequence ATGGACAAATTAACCGATTATCAAAATTTTCTTAAAAAAATCTTAAATGAGTATGAAATAATCTCAGCACAAGTCCCCGATCCTGATATAGATGAGGTCTTAATGTTTGACGATCAAATGAGTGAATATTTTTGGTTTAATATTGGCTGGAAAAATAAGCGACGAGTTAAGGCAATTTTTGTTTATGTTCGCCTTAAAAATGAGAAAATTTACATTGAGGAAGATTGGACAGAGGAGGGAATTAGTGAGTTGTTAAGGGAGGGAGTGCCGTCCAAGGATATTGTGTTAGCGTTCCATGATCCTGAGAGTCGGAAGTTTACGGATTTTGCGATTGCTTGA
- the htpG gene encoding molecular chaperone HtpG produces the protein MAVLEQGNITIHTENIFPIIKKSLYSGHEVFFRELMSNAVDAITKMKMVSFSDEFKGDVGEPEITIELDSSKNTLSISDNGIGMTADEVKKYINQVAFSSAEEFLEKYKSAGEQIIGHFGLGFYSSFMVSSKVEIDTLSYQEGAQAVHWSCDGSPSFTLEDSTRTTRGTTITLHLLDEEKEYTEASRIKQLVKTYCDFMPVPIKLDGEAINKQKSPWRESPNNLTKEDYLEFYRYLYPFQDEPLLWVHLKTDYPFDINGILYFPKLRPDVDVTKGEIKLYCNHVFVSEHVEEIIPKFLLPMRGVIDSPDIPLNVSRSALQVDRTVRKIADFVAKKVGDRLNEFYKQDWNEYVRCWQDIGTFVKFGCLNDDKFKKQVNDIVIFRTTADLSKAEPETPAVEVQSEAGDVWQDVTPKNSKGGTQWGSYTTLQDYLDRNKERHENRVFYATDEAQQATYIQLHKSQGLEVLIMDSFIDTHFISFLEREHTDVKFSRVDSEIDDKLLDKDQEKEIVDPTTNKTRSEQIKEIFEKALNKPKVNIRTEALKSSDPQGSPPAMVLLPEFMRRIQDMSALMSQEVAKFPEEHILLVNTAHPLIKNLAQLSSGTIIGPDGTSPSGELANMICQHVYDLALMAQKGFDADGMKAFVQRSNQVLTTLTDRATK, from the coding sequence ATGGCCGTACTCGAACAGGGCAACATTACGATCCATACCGAGAACATCTTCCCGATCATCAAGAAGTCCCTCTACTCTGGTCACGAAGTCTTCTTTCGGGAACTGATGTCCAACGCCGTAGACGCCATCACCAAAATGAAAATGGTGTCCTTCAGCGACGAATTCAAGGGGGACGTAGGCGAACCGGAAATCACCATCGAACTCGACAGCAGCAAAAACACCCTCTCCATTTCCGACAACGGCATTGGCATGACCGCTGACGAGGTGAAAAAATACATTAACCAAGTCGCCTTCTCCAGCGCCGAGGAATTTCTAGAAAAATACAAATCTGCCGGAGAACAAATCATCGGTCACTTCGGGCTGGGTTTTTACTCATCCTTCATGGTTTCTAGCAAAGTAGAAATCGATACCCTGTCTTATCAAGAAGGCGCCCAAGCGGTTCACTGGTCTTGTGACGGTTCTCCCTCCTTCACCTTGGAAGATTCCACCCGCACCACTCGCGGCACCACCATCACCCTACACCTGCTCGACGAAGAAAAAGAATACACTGAAGCTTCTCGAATCAAACAGTTGGTGAAAACCTACTGTGACTTTATGCCCGTACCCATCAAACTCGACGGGGAAGCGATCAACAAACAAAAGTCCCCTTGGCGAGAGTCTCCCAACAACCTGACCAAAGAAGACTATCTGGAATTCTATCGTTATCTTTATCCGTTCCAAGATGAACCTCTGCTGTGGGTACATCTCAAAACTGACTATCCGTTTGACATTAACGGCATTCTCTATTTCCCCAAACTGCGCCCTGATGTGGATGTCACCAAAGGGGAAATTAAACTCTACTGCAATCACGTCTTTGTCAGCGAGCACGTTGAGGAAATTATTCCCAAATTCTTGCTGCCTATGCGCGGGGTGATTGACAGCCCGGATATTCCTCTGAACGTTTCCCGTAGCGCCTTACAAGTTGATCGCACCGTCCGCAAGATTGCCGATTTTGTCGCCAAAAAAGTAGGCGATCGCCTCAACGAATTCTACAAACAAGACTGGAACGAATATGTTCGTTGCTGGCAAGACATTGGCACCTTCGTCAAATTTGGCTGCCTCAACGACGACAAATTCAAAAAACAAGTCAACGATATCGTCATCTTCCGCACCACCGCTGACCTGAGTAAAGCCGAACCGGAAACCCCAGCAGTGGAAGTCCAGTCCGAAGCGGGAGACGTTTGGCAAGATGTCACCCCAAAAAATAGCAAAGGGGGGACTCAATGGGGCTCTTACACCACTCTCCAAGACTACCTAGACCGCAACAAAGAACGCCATGAAAACCGGGTGTTCTATGCCACCGATGAAGCCCAACAAGCCACCTACATTCAACTCCATAAGAGTCAAGGCTTAGAAGTCCTAATTATGGACTCCTTCATCGACACCCACTTTATTTCCTTCCTAGAACGGGAACACACCGATGTTAAATTCTCACGGGTAGACTCGGAAATTGACGACAAACTCTTGGACAAAGACCAAGAAAAAGAAATTGTTGACCCCACCACCAACAAAACCCGCAGCGAACAAATCAAAGAAATCTTTGAAAAAGCGCTGAACAAACCCAAGGTAAATATTCGTACCGAAGCCCTCAAATCCTCCGACCCCCAAGGCAGTCCTCCGGCAATGGTACTCTTACCGGAATTCATGCGCCGAATTCAAGATATGAGTGCCCTCATGTCCCAAGAAGTCGCCAAATTCCCCGAAGAACATATTTTATTAGTAAATACTGCCCACCCCTTAATCAAAAATCTGGCTCAACTCAGCAGTGGCACCATTATTGGGCCTGATGGCACTTCTCCCTCTGGGGAACTGGCAAATATGATTTGTCAGCACGTTTATGACCTGGCTTTAATGGCCCAAAAAGGCTTTGATGCTGATGGGATGAAAGCCTTTGTCCAGCGTTCTAACCAAGTGCTCACCACTTTAACCGATCGCGCCACTAAATAA